A region of Maniola jurtina chromosome 7, ilManJurt1.1, whole genome shotgun sequence DNA encodes the following proteins:
- the LOC123866716 gene encoding flexible cuticle protein 12-like, giving the protein MKSFVVFASLLALVLSAPPKPNNDKFLRFLPAIRHEEKHDEYGQYALRYITAENTVVSERGRLVPTENGGYVLEIEGQYSFIGDDGRIYVTKYRGGADGFHVDAEHLPKQVLPIPAANDFLSLPAA; this is encoded by the exons ATGAAATCG TTTGTAGTGTTTGCCTCTCTCCTGGCGCTGGTGTTGAGTGCGCCTCCAAAGCCAAACAACGACAAATTCTTGAGGTTCTTACCAGCAATCCGACACGAGGAGAAGCACGATGAATATGGCCAGTACGCTCTACGGTATATTACTGCtgaaa ataCAGTCGTATCAGAGCGCGGCCGGTTAGTGCCAACTGAAAATGGTGGATACGTCTTAGAAATCGAGGGCCAGTACAGCTTCATCGGAGATGACGGCAGGATCTACGTCACCAAGTACAGAGGCGGCGCAGACGGTTTCCATGTTGACGCTGAACACTTACCCAAGCAAGTTCTACCCATTCCCGCAGCCAATGACTTTCTATCATTGCCCGCAGCTtag